The genomic segment TTTTTATTATGAAATTTATATAATTCTATTGAATAAAATATATTAATTAAAATACTCTGGTTTTAGCAATATCTTCTTCAATGTCTTCAATCTCATCAATATATGTTTTTGAAACTTTATCTGGGAGTTTAGAAATCATGTCCATGTCTAATTCACCTGAACATTCCAGTAATCCTGTTGTTTTAACATTTTTTGGTGTTCCGGTGGTGGTTAAGTTCATGGCAAAGTGGATCTTCATACTACTAACTGAACATGATGCTACAGAAACAGTTAATTTACCATCATCACAGTAGAGATCATCCCCTTTTCTATGGGTTTTAATACCTATCTCATCTAACAAATCTTGGACAATCATAACCAGAATTCGTTGCCGGTGATAACAAAGCCTCATATCAGCTGGTTGAACATC from the Methanobacterium sp. genome contains:
- a CDS encoding DUF366 family protein is translated as MKMIKLEPGLKYDGSQIKPMWAFQNFGVKGSSIVNWIGPMDIKSDELVDYEDMGLEIKSDEMIHFIVEHFDVQPADMRLCYHRQRILVMIVQDLLDEIGIKTHRKGDDLYCDDGKLTVSVASCSVSSMKIHFAMNLTTTGTPKNVKTTGLLECSGELDMDMISKLPDKVSKTYIDEIEDIEEDIAKTRVF